The nucleotide sequence TCGGAGATCTGGACGAGCTCGCCCGGACCGGCGGCCTGGAGTGCGGTGACGAGGGCTCCCCAGCGGTCGCCGAGGACGGCGACGGTGCCGGACAGGTCGGTACCGCTCTCGGCCAGGTGGCCGAGGAGGTACTCGTCGGACGCGTCCCAGGCGCGCAGCTGGTCGCGCGGGTCCTCGGGGAAGCGGGTCAGCGTGAAGGCGCCCCATGACGTGGTCAAACGGTTCATCGTGCTCTCAGGCTAGCCGGTCGTGGCCTTCCGCTCCTCCCGTCCTCCCGTGGCGTGCCCGGGGCGGGGGTCAGTGGAGGGCGGTGGCGAGGTGGAGGTGCCAGAGGCCCGGGCGGCCGGTGAGGGTGACGGTGGAGAGGGGGCGGACGTCGACGTTCCAGTAGGTGGCGGGCGGTGCCTTCAGGGCGTACACCAGGGCGGCGCGTACGACGGAGGGTTCGGCGACGGCGACGATGGCGCCGTCCTCGGCGGGGCGGGTGTCGAGCCAGTTCCCTATCCGGGTGATGAAGGCGAGGAGGGGTTCGCCGCCGTGCGGGGCGGTCCGGGGGTCGGTGAGCCAGGCGTCGACGGCGGCGGGTTCGAGGGCGGCGACCTCGGCGAGGGTGAGGCCCCGCCAGCGGCCCATGTCGCAGTCGCGGAGGGCCGGCTGGGCGAGCGGCGCGTAGCCGAGGGCGGTGCCGGTGGCGCGGCTGCGCGGGGTCGGGGAGCAGTAGCGCAGTTCGGCCGCGCCGAGCGGGATGAGCGCGGGCGCGGCCTGCTGCACCTCGTACCAGCCGGCTTCGTCCAGCGGCCGGTCGTCGTCGAAGCGTTCGGCCAGCAGGGAGGAGCTGCGTGCCGCCGTGACGAGCGTCACCCGAAGACTCATGGGCGCGATCGTGAGGCCGGAGGCTCCGCAGGTCAAGGGGTCATTCCGAGGGGGTGGAGAGGCTCCGGCTCACTACTGCCCGAGAGCCATCCACTTGTCCGGATTCTGCAGTGGCGTGAAACCGACCTTCTCGTACACGCCGTGCGCGTCGGCGGTGGCGAGCATGATGCGGCGCAGTCCGTGCGGCGCGAGGTGATCGCGGACGGCGGTGACGAGCGCGGTGCCGAGACCGGTGCCGCGGGCCGCGCGGTCGACGTAGACGTCGCAGAGCCAGGCGAAGGTGGCGTAGTCCGTGACGACGCGCGCGTAGGCGGCCATCTCGCCGGTGTCACGGTGGTAGGCGCCGAGGTTGAGGGAGGCCGCGATGGCCCGGTCCTGCTTCTCCCGAGGTCGGCCGATGGCCCAGTAGGCGTCCGTGGACAGCCAGTGGTGGACGCGGGCGGCGTCGATGCGCGCCGGGTCGGCTGAGATCTCGTACGTCCCGTGCATGACGGGGCTGCCGGTGGTCGTGCTGTCGCTCATGGCCGAAGGGTTCCAGTGACTCCGGGGCTTGTCAGGTGAATTTGCCCGGGCCGGGGGCCGGCCGGGACGGGGCCGCGCCGGTACGCGTCCGGAGCGGCCCGGCCGCGGCGCTCAGCCGGCGAGTTCGTCGACGGCCGCGCGGAGGCGGCGGACGCCCTCGACGATCTCGGCAGGGCCCGCGACACCCGCGAAACTCAGCCGGATGTGTCCGGCGGGAGGTTCGGCGCAGAAGTAGGGGCGGCCGGGGGCCGCGGCGACGCCGGTGCGCAGCGCGGCGGCGAGGAGGGCGGCTTCGGGGACGGCGTCGGGGAGGCGGAGCCAGAGGTGGTAGCCGCCGTAGGGCAGGTGGGCGAGGCCGGCGTCGGGCAGCTGGAGGGCGACGGCGCCGGCGAGCACGTCGCGGCGGTTCCTGAGTTCCTGGGCGACGGCCCGCAGGTGCCGGGGCCAGGCGGGCGCGCCGACGAGTTCCAGCGCGGCCTCCTGGAGGGGCCGGGGGACGAAGAAGCTGTCGACGACCTGGATTGCGCGCAGGCGTTCGAGGACGGGGCCGCGGGCGGCGAGGGCGCCGACCCGCAGGCTAGGCGAAGTGGCCTTGGTGAGGGAGCAGACGTGGACGACGACGCCGTCGGGGTCCTCGGCGGCGAGCGGGGCGGGGAGCGCCGGCGCGTCCTCGTGGACGAGGCGGCGGGCGAAGTCGTCCTCGATGACGAACGCTCCGGCGGCGCGGGCGATCCGGAGGACCTCGCCGCGCCGCTCGGGGGCGAGGACGGCGCCGGTGGGGTTCTGGAAGAGCGGCTGGCAGACGAAGACGCGGGCTCCGGTGGCGCGGAAGGCGGCTTCGAGGAGGTCGGGCCGGACGCCGTCGGTGTCGGCGGGTACGGGGACGGGGCGCAGTCCGGCGGCGCGGGCGACGGCGAGCATGCCGGGGTAGGTGGGCGACTCGACGAGGACGGGGGTGCCGGGCGGGGCGAGGGCGCGCAGGGCGGTGGTGATGGCGGACTGGCCGCCGGCGGTGATGAGGAGGTCGGCGGCGGTGATGCTGCCGCCGATCTCCCGGGCGAACCACTGGCGCAGTTCGGGCAGTCCGTCGGTGGGTGGCCTGCCCCAGGCGCCGGGGCGGCGTCCGGCGCGGGCGAGGGCGCCGGCGAGGGCGTGCTCCGGCTGGAGGGAGGGGTGGAGGTAGCCGCCGTTGAACTCGATGACGCCCGGGGGCGGGGCGGAGAGGGTGACGAGGACGCCGGAGGCGTCGACGGCGCGGGGGACGAGTTCGGTGGCGGTGTCGGCGCTGAGGGCGACCTCCTGCCAGGAGGTGTCTCCGGCGACGGGGGTGGCGCGGGGTTCGGCGCGGAAGGCGCCGGCGCCGGGGCGGGTGACGACGAGCCCTTCAGCGGCGAGCTGGGCGAGGGCGCGGGTGACGGTCACCGGGGAGACGCGGTACCGCTCGACGAGGGCCCGACTCGACGGCAGCTTTCCACCTGGTGAGTAGCGGTTCAGCTCCGCCCTCAACGAATGCGCCAGTTCCGCGACACTGCTACGCTCACTCATGAGGACACAGGATAGCGCTACTGCCACCACGACGATAGCGGTCACCACCACCGGCGGCACCCTCGGCGCCGCCGCGACGGACTTCACCCGCGGCGCCACCGCGGCGGACCCGGCCGGCCCGGGCACCACCGGCGCGAGCGCCGGCCGGACCGACCCGCTCCCCCGTGGCACCCTGCTCGCCGCCCTCGGCGTGATCTCCTTCTCGCTCACCTTCCCGTCGACCGTCTGGGGCCTGGAGAGCTTCGGCCCCTGGTCGCTCGTGGCGGTGCGCTCCACGCTCGCCGCCCTCATCGCGGGCGCCTTCCTCCTCGTCGGCCGGGTGCCGCTGCCCGAGCGCCGTCACTGGGCGGGCCTCGCCGTGGTCGCCGGTGGTGTCGTCATCGGATTCCCGCTCCTGACCACGCTGGCCCTGCAGACCTCCACCACCTCGCACGCCGCCGTGGTCGTCGGCCTGCTACCGCTCACCACGGCCGTCTTCGCGGCGCTGCGGACGGGCCGCCGGCCGTCCCGTACGTTCTGGTGGGCGGCCGTGTCGGGCGCCGTCGTGGTGCTCGGCTTCACGGTCCAGCAGAGCGGCGGGGCCGTGTCGCAGGGCGACCTGTACCTGTTCGGGGCGCTCCTGGTGTGCGCGGCCGGGTACACGGAGGGCGGCCGGCTCGCCCGGCTGATGCCGGGCTGGCAGGTCATCGGCTGGGCCCTGGTCCTCTGCCTGCCGCTGATGGCGGTGGGCTCGGCGGTGGCGCTCTCCGTGGAGCCGGTCCGGCTGAACGCCCACGGTGTCCTCGGCCTGGTCTGGGTGGCCGCCGGTTCGACGTTCTTCGGCCTGTACGTCTGGTACCGGGGCATGGCGTCGATCGGCATCCCGAAGGCGAGCCAGCTGCAGCTCGCCCA is from Streptomyces venezuelae ATCC 10712 and encodes:
- a CDS encoding histidine phosphatase family protein, coding for MSLRVTLVTAARSSSLLAERFDDDRPLDEAGWYEVQQAAPALIPLGAAELRYCSPTPRSRATGTALGYAPLAQPALRDCDMGRWRGLTLAEVAALEPAAVDAWLTDPRTAPHGGEPLLAFITRIGNWLDTRPAEDGAIVAVAEPSVVRAALVYALKAPPATYWNVDVRPLSTVTLTGRPGLWHLHLATALH
- a CDS encoding GNAT family N-acetyltransferase, whose protein sequence is MSDSTTTGSPVMHGTYEISADPARIDAARVHHWLSTDAYWAIGRPREKQDRAIAASLNLGAYHRDTGEMAAYARVVTDYATFAWLCDVYVDRAARGTGLGTALVTAVRDHLAPHGLRRIMLATADAHGVYEKVGFTPLQNPDKWMALGQ
- a CDS encoding PLP-dependent aminotransferase family protein; protein product: MSERSSVAELAHSLRAELNRYSPGGKLPSSRALVERYRVSPVTVTRALAQLAAEGLVVTRPGAGAFRAEPRATPVAGDTSWQEVALSADTATELVPRAVDASGVLVTLSAPPPGVIEFNGGYLHPSLQPEHALAGALARAGRRPGAWGRPPTDGLPELRQWFAREIGGSITAADLLITAGGQSAITTALRALAPPGTPVLVESPTYPGMLAVARAAGLRPVPVPADTDGVRPDLLEAAFRATGARVFVCQPLFQNPTGAVLAPERRGEVLRIARAAGAFVIEDDFARRLVHEDAPALPAPLAAEDPDGVVVHVCSLTKATSPSLRVGALAARGPVLERLRAIQVVDSFFVPRPLQEAALELVGAPAWPRHLRAVAQELRNRRDVLAGAVALQLPDAGLAHLPYGGYHLWLRLPDAVPEAALLAAALRTGVAAAPGRPYFCAEPPAGHIRLSFAGVAGPAEIVEGVRRLRAAVDELAG
- a CDS encoding DMT family transporter — protein: MRTQDSATATTTIAVTTTGGTLGAAATDFTRGATAADPAGPGTTGASAGRTDPLPRGTLLAALGVISFSLTFPSTVWGLESFGPWSLVAVRSTLAALIAGAFLLVGRVPLPERRHWAGLAVVAGGVVIGFPLLTTLALQTSTTSHAAVVVGLLPLTTAVFAALRTGRRPSRTFWWAAVSGAVVVLGFTVQQSGGAVSQGDLYLFGALLVCAAGYTEGGRLARLMPGWQVIGWALVLCLPLMAVGSAVALSVEPVRLNAHGVLGLVWVAAGSTFFGLYVWYRGMASIGIPKASQLQLAQPLLTLFWSVFLLGETLPLAAPVAAVAVLVCIAVTQRAKS